Proteins encoded by one window of Vigna radiata var. radiata cultivar VC1973A chromosome 5, Vradiata_ver6, whole genome shotgun sequence:
- the LOC106761832 gene encoding triacylglycerol lipase 1-like, producing MANVVVSLFSLVLLCMAAGAQGRKTLRLGHQWLTSYPVIDDDVDGICKTMVETQGYTCEEHKVTTQDGYILSLQRMPAGRSGKKADKPPVLLQHGIFSDASTWLVNSPDESLGFILADNGYDVWLANVRGTKYSNGHKSLDTNDQAYWDWSWDELADYDLSAFVQYVYNYTGQTMHYAGHSLGTLMALAALSQGEGLNMLRSASLLCPIAHMNQISSLVTKIAADTFIANDLYWLGIREFNPNGRGGAASNFVENICNKLNLNCSNLISLVTGPNCCLNSSMTDVSSEPTATKNLIHLSQMIKTGKIAKYDYGDEGDNMKHYGQAVPPLYDMAAIPNEFPLFVTYGGQDLLSDVNDVQVLLNDLQHHDGNKLVVLFQEDYAHLDFVRAVNANKIIYDPIIAFYKAN from the exons ATGGCCAACGTTGTTGTTAGTCTGTTTTCACTAGTCCTGCTTTGCATGGCAGCAGGAGCTCAAGGGAGAAAAACACTTCGTCTAGGCCATCAATGGCTCACATCTTATCCAGttattgatgatgatgttgatggtATCTGCAAAACTATGGTAGAGACACAAGGTTACACATGTGAAGAACACAAG GTTACAACTCAGGATGGCTACATCCTAAGCCTGCAGAGGATGCCGGCAGGGCGGTCCGGCAAGAAGGCGGATAAACCGCCGGTGCTATTGCAGCATGGCATCTTTAGT GATGCTTCAACATGGCTGGTGAATTCTCCAGATGAATCATTGGGGTTTATCTTAGCAGATAATGGGTATGATGTGTGGCTTGCCAATGTTCGTGGGACAAAGTACAGCAACGGCCACAAATCACTTGATACTAATGACCAG GCTTATTGGGATTGGTCTTGGGATGAATTGGCCGATTATGATCTTTCTGCTTTCGTCCAATATGTCTACAACTATACTGGTCAGACAATGCACTATGCAGGTCATTCCTTG GGAACCTTAATGGCTTTAGCTGCTTTGTCTCAAGGAGAAGGGCTGAACATGTTAAGATCAGCTTCACTTCTTTGCCCAATTGCTCATATGAATCAGATTTCATCACTGGTGACAAAGATTGCAGCTGATACATTTATAGCTAAT GACTTGTACTGGTTAGGAATCCGTGAATTCAATCCAAACGG CAGGGGGGGTGCTGCATCAAATTTTGTGGAAAACATCTGCAATAAACTGAACTTGAACTGCTCAAACCTAATCTCACTTGTCACAG GTCCAAACTGCTGCCTAAATTCATCCATGACTGATGTCTCTTCTGAGCCAACCGCAACTAAGAATTTGATCCACCTATCTCAAA TGATCAAAACTGGAAAAATAGCAAAATATGATTATGGTGATGAAGGAGATAACATGAAGCACTATGGACAAGCAGTTCCTCCTCTTTATGACATGGCAGCCATTCCAAATGAATTCCCTCTTTTTGTGACCTATGGAGGGCAAGACCTGCTATCTGATGTAAATGATGTGCAGGTTTTGCTCAATGACCTCCAACATCATGATGGGAACAAGCTTGTGGTACTGTTCCAAGAAGATTATGCTCACCTTGATTTTGTTAGGGCTGTCAATgctaacaaaattatttatgatcCTATCATAGCTTTCTATAAGGCTAATTGA